One Sulfolobus sp. S-194 DNA segment encodes these proteins:
- a CDS encoding DNA polymerase II, protein MGRTQPSYTRAVDKELETVEKIISRLHSPSLESLFEEVKKKVRYVQSASYDEFVDPYNLVYFTFIWTLAEECEKWKKLYLTLIQQKEE, encoded by the coding sequence ATGGGAAGAACACAACCCTCTTACACTAGGGCTGTTGATAAAGAGTTGGAAACAGTAGAAAAAATTATTTCACGTTTACATTCTCCTTCACTCGAGTCTCTCTTTGAGGAAGTAAAAAAGAAAGTTAGATACGTCCAAAGTGCTTCTTACGACGAATTTGTCGACCCCTATAATCTAGTGTATTTTACATTTATTTGGACTCTAGCGGAGGAGTGTGAAAAATGGAAGAAATTGTACTTGACGCTTATCCAACAAAAGGAGGAGTAA
- a CDS encoding DNA polymerase domain-containing protein gives MEEIVLDAYPTKGGVKLLLNNFRTEFVKTTFPVYVITDNPDIVLQHPEVKYYEKEKWRSLDGKEVELYRFEVESFNAYYYIKKRLKVVNEIPTVLAQTLYRLKIPLVDSIEKVNYTTVKFLRWYDGCSECYEINGERVYDLEDFEADVVECYGFPCNKIKAQVKIQGERKRSPVSIKGLLEWSYISKTPLHEIAYATIGKALTTNEAWVALKKKIIISNVVPRIEKLRRLEDIMMADKGGLSIFPKPGCYEDVYQIDFKSMYPSLIIKYNISAETVDACDDIKTELHSICLKERGIVPEALEWLVKRKEELKKIDEERAEAIKWILVASFGYLGYRNSRFGKIEAYEMVTYFARKTLRKTIKIAESLGIEVLHGIIDSLIVKGDATKLIEAVEKETGLKLDYKKFKWVIFTVTRDDTPYPTRYIGNKDDGEIIAKGLIRSNMPNIVKSFLNDSLKILSKAKDCDEVKASIKKIKDLLDSYKRRVINGEPVDYVIWIKDIPYVRGIKGFYDAREGFKSKDVDYYRAYLERAFEDLTKVIKC, from the coding sequence ATGGAAGAAATTGTACTTGACGCTTATCCAACAAAAGGAGGAGTAAAACTTCTGTTAAACAATTTCAGAACTGAATTTGTAAAGACAACTTTTCCAGTTTACGTAATAACTGATAATCCAGACATTGTCCTTCAACATCCTGAGGTAAAATATTATGAAAAAGAAAAATGGAGGAGTTTAGATGGTAAAGAAGTTGAGCTTTACAGATTTGAGGTCGAAAGCTTTAATGCTTACTATTACATAAAGAAAAGATTAAAAGTAGTGAACGAGATACCAACAGTATTAGCACAAACATTGTATAGACTTAAAATTCCTTTAGTAGACAGTATAGAGAAAGTTAATTATACTACGGTAAAATTCCTTAGATGGTATGATGGTTGCTCAGAATGTTACGAAATAAATGGTGAAAGAGTTTATGACTTAGAGGACTTTGAGGCTGATGTTGTAGAATGTTACGGTTTTCCTTGTAATAAGATTAAAGCTCAAGTTAAGATTCAAGGGGAAAGGAAAAGGTCACCAGTATCTATAAAGGGACTTCTTGAGTGGTCTTATATATCTAAAACACCCCTACACGAGATCGCTTACGCAACTATTGGAAAAGCGTTAACAACAAACGAAGCATGGGTAGCTTTAAAAAAGAAAATCATAATATCAAATGTTGTTCCTAGAATAGAGAAATTAAGAAGATTAGAAGATATAATGATGGCTGATAAGGGAGGTTTGTCTATATTCCCTAAACCTGGTTGCTATGAGGACGTTTATCAAATAGATTTTAAATCAATGTATCCTTCTCTAATTATAAAATATAATATATCCGCTGAAACTGTTGACGCTTGTGACGACATAAAGACCGAGTTACATTCAATTTGTCTTAAAGAAAGAGGTATTGTGCCAGAAGCTTTAGAATGGCTTGTAAAGAGAAAAGAAGAACTAAAGAAAATTGATGAAGAGAGGGCAGAAGCCATAAAATGGATTTTAGTAGCATCTTTTGGTTATTTAGGATATAGGAACTCTAGGTTTGGTAAAATAGAAGCATATGAGATGGTCACTTATTTTGCCAGAAAAACATTAAGGAAAACAATTAAAATAGCTGAAAGTTTGGGGATTGAAGTACTCCACGGTATAATTGATTCTTTAATAGTGAAGGGAGATGCGACAAAGCTAATTGAGGCTGTAGAAAAAGAAACCGGTTTAAAGTTAGATTATAAGAAATTTAAGTGGGTCATTTTTACAGTCACTAGAGATGATACACCTTATCCAACAAGATATATAGGAAATAAAGATGATGGAGAGATTATTGCTAAAGGACTAATAAGAAGCAATATGCCTAACATTGTGAAGTCCTTTCTGAATGATTCTCTTAAAATTCTTTCAAAAGCTAAAGACTGTGATGAAGTTAAAGCAAGTATAAAGAAAATCAAGGACCTTTTAGACTCTTATAAGAGGAGGGTAATTAACGGTGAACCGGTGGATTATGTTATTTGGATTAAAGATATTCCCTATGTTAGAGGAATAAAAGGTTTTTACGATGCTAGGGAAGGATTCAAGAGTAAAGACGTTGACTATTACAGGGCGTATTTAGAAAGGGCATTTGAAGATTTGACTAAGGTGATTAAATGCTGA
- a CDS encoding zinc-ribbon domain-containing protein — protein MKKCPRCSYENPDDAEFCEKCHYPLFEIRSLSINEIAENKERLKNIVFYYLLFTSIFYIVSIVGFSIFPQYMSIINAIATIFLSLAIYESKVKWYYYFANLSPLGLFLIPKQPLVGYLIFSFSGVIISDYIRVIYNIEKDEIFRISFLILIIGYLGGLLFAILYNMIIAGYLVTLMESVRRIMEKEKAKK, from the coding sequence ATGAAGAAATGTCCTAGATGCAGTTATGAGAATCCCGATGATGCAGAATTTTGTGAAAAATGTCATTACCCGCTCTTTGAAATAAGAAGTTTATCGATCAACGAAATCGCTGAAAATAAAGAAAGATTAAAAAATATAGTGTTTTATTATCTCTTATTTACATCAATATTTTATATAGTTAGCATAGTGGGCTTTTCTATTTTTCCTCAATATATGAGTATTATAAACGCAATAGCTACAATTTTTCTCTCATTAGCAATATATGAATCTAAAGTTAAATGGTATTATTATTTTGCTAATTTATCACCACTGGGCTTATTTCTTATACCAAAACAACCTTTGGTTGGATATCTTATATTTTCTTTTAGTGGTGTTATCATTTCTGATTATATAAGAGTAATTTATAATATAGAAAAAGATGAGATTTTCAGAATATCATTCCTTATTCTTATAATAGGTTATTTAGGAGGTTTATTATTTGCAATACTCTACAACATGATTATAGCTGGATATCTTGTTACTTTAATGGAGAGTGTGAGAAGAATAATGGAAAAAGAAAAGGCAAAAAAATAG
- a CDS encoding ABC transporter ATP-binding protein — translation MIRIANLYKKFGDFLALKGVSFDVNNGEVVGFVGLNGAGKTTTIKISAGVNFPTSGDVEIDGYSITKDKRKASRNVGWVPEIPNFEPDVKALDYFVYLAGYYGISSEEAKKLGKKLLEEVGLSEWMNAKIGKFSQGMKKRFALAVSLASNPNNFLFDEVLNGLDPAGMQFFKDLVIKMKNEGKAILFSSHILSEVENIADRVVFIHKGKIIGIKKMEDLRKMISVNIVKAVVNNYNEALKVAEKYGKPAIVNGQIIISDFKGDISELSSELKPYGLIEIGYERQNLESVFFQLISESEKSESH, via the coding sequence AGCAAATCTTTATAAAAAGTTTGGTGATTTCTTAGCTCTTAAAGGGGTTTCCTTTGATGTAAATAATGGAGAAGTTGTAGGCTTTGTTGGGCTAAACGGAGCCGGCAAAACGACTACAATAAAAATTTCAGCTGGCGTAAATTTTCCTACATCTGGTGATGTGGAGATTGATGGATATAGTATTACTAAAGATAAAAGGAAAGCAAGTAGAAACGTTGGTTGGGTTCCGGAAATACCTAATTTTGAGCCAGATGTAAAAGCTTTGGATTACTTTGTCTATTTAGCTGGATATTACGGCATTTCCTCTGAAGAAGCAAAAAAGCTAGGCAAGAAACTTTTAGAAGAGGTTGGTCTCTCAGAATGGATGAATGCAAAAATTGGTAAGTTTTCTCAAGGAATGAAGAAAAGGTTTGCCTTAGCCGTTTCGTTAGCCAGTAATCCTAATAACTTTTTATTTGATGAAGTCCTAAATGGTTTAGATCCTGCAGGGATGCAATTCTTTAAGGATTTAGTAATAAAAATGAAAAATGAAGGAAAAGCTATACTTTTCTCTTCTCATATTTTATCTGAGGTTGAAAACATAGCAGATAGAGTAGTATTTATTCATAAAGGTAAAATAATTGGGATTAAAAAGATGGAGGATTTAAGGAAAATGATCTCAGTAAATATTGTGAAAGCAGTGGTAAATAATTACAATGAGGCACTAAAAGTTGCTGAAAAATATGGTAAACCGGCTATAGTTAATGGACAAATAATTATATCTGATTTTAAGGGCGATATTTCTGAGCTATCTAGTGAACTAAAACCTTATGGTTTAATAGAAATAGGCTATGAAAGACAAAACCTTGAAAGTGTTTTCTTTCAATTAATTTCTGAGAGTGAAAAGAGTGAAAGCCATTGA
- a CDS encoding MMPL family transporter, whose translation MNRKFIITIIVWVLILLFSMYLASQSFAHLSYNENVTLPSNSKAFIATNLLSKYFPSGSGNNSIDIVLVNSTPYEDYLIEQKLLNIPLITNLSGVPNVYISYANFLGKVINESGSLLNESAYALYIFPEKFLFLLNETHNESLALSEAEKGMPSSYSSFYENFANIYVKTENYTLAFEVGASTLNKTQVIALAFIKPQGFVTPEYIKEQLPIATAKILNISPQLSSLLLFRSVNNALESNPKAFFSLLNPPSSLLAVYSKSHTDVILIYTKYSATAVYSNGTFIDEQIVPQIKESVKEVFNGTFYVTGETPVFAELSQLQNEYDAITFILIFAFLLIVTAIYFRSILAPIITLITISLSIISGLAMVTLVSIVTKQQIDFQVIEPMIAVIMGVGTDYSIFLLSRFREELSKGVDKWRAMEISVKTSGRAILISGTTVTIVFLSMTFIPFAGQWGLIIGLSVPFAVGIAVTLLPIIYGALGKRVFWPSKEFKVKPRFEKVAKISTSKPEIVFVIALLIGLIAGFYVFSTPLNLNFQSYLPNTPAVQGLNVINKAFGENYLNPVLVVFNYSHPITVQDLIQVGKFEGEVNKLNGVQEVFGPVPPNFNGTITPSVLSMYKANAGNNNRTLLVTIIPSYKYDSVKAYNLVKEIQSLTKTGYVGGTTADYLAFMDYLFPYYYTLMVLLPVVLAIIVAIFIRSIRIGIGVSLSILLTIVSALAIVYLGFRVSPDVGILFLVPIAVYVLMMGLGNDYSIFILSRVKEEIENGEKDPIVKGLSISANTITALGVILAFSFGALAINPIKSIQELGLAIALAAILDTFIVRTIIYPAILKISLVKRVEQSK comes from the coding sequence ATGAATAGAAAGTTTATCATAACAATAATAGTTTGGGTCTTAATTCTTCTTTTCTCAATGTACTTAGCCTCACAATCTTTCGCACACCTTTCCTATAATGAAAACGTAACACTTCCATCAAACAGTAAAGCTTTTATCGCAACTAATCTACTTAGTAAATATTTCCCATCCGGTAGCGGTAACAACTCTATTGATATTGTTTTAGTTAACTCTACGCCTTATGAAGATTATTTAATAGAACAAAAACTACTTAATATACCTTTAATAACTAATTTAAGTGGAGTACCTAACGTTTACATAAGCTATGCAAACTTTTTAGGAAAAGTAATTAACGAAAGTGGATCATTACTCAACGAAAGTGCGTACGCACTCTACATTTTTCCTGAAAAATTCTTATTCTTATTAAACGAAACACATAACGAAAGTCTAGCCTTAAGTGAAGCTGAAAAAGGAATGCCTTCTTCATATTCCTCGTTTTATGAAAATTTCGCCAATATTTACGTGAAAACCGAAAACTATACTTTAGCATTTGAAGTTGGTGCCTCGACGTTAAACAAAACCCAGGTAATAGCACTAGCATTTATTAAGCCTCAAGGATTTGTTACACCAGAGTATATAAAAGAGCAACTACCAATTGCTACTGCAAAAATCTTAAACATTTCACCACAATTATCTTCCCTTCTACTGTTCAGAAGTGTTAATAATGCATTAGAGTCGAATCCTAAAGCTTTCTTCAGCCTCTTAAATCCACCTTCTTCGTTGCTTGCAGTATATTCTAAGAGCCACACTGATGTTATTCTTATTTACACAAAATATTCAGCTACTGCTGTGTATTCTAACGGTACCTTTATTGATGAGCAAATTGTACCACAGATAAAGGAAAGTGTTAAGGAAGTTTTTAATGGAACGTTTTACGTTACTGGCGAAACACCAGTATTTGCAGAACTTTCTCAATTACAAAACGAATATGATGCAATAACGTTTATCTTAATTTTTGCTTTCCTACTTATTGTAACAGCCATTTACTTCAGAAGCATTTTAGCACCTATAATTACCTTAATTACTATTAGCCTTTCAATTATTTCTGGTTTAGCTATGGTAACTCTAGTTAGTATAGTAACAAAACAGCAAATAGACTTCCAAGTGATAGAACCTATGATAGCCGTAATTATGGGTGTTGGAACTGATTACAGTATATTCTTGCTCTCACGTTTCAGAGAAGAACTAAGTAAAGGAGTTGATAAATGGAGAGCTATGGAAATTTCTGTGAAAACGTCTGGAAGGGCTATATTAATAAGTGGAACAACCGTAACTATAGTTTTTCTTTCAATGACTTTTATTCCATTTGCTGGACAATGGGGATTAATAATTGGTCTTTCAGTACCATTTGCTGTAGGAATTGCTGTAACTTTATTACCAATAATCTACGGAGCCTTAGGAAAAAGGGTGTTCTGGCCTTCAAAAGAATTTAAGGTAAAACCTAGGTTTGAAAAAGTTGCTAAAATTTCTACATCCAAACCAGAAATAGTGTTTGTAATTGCTTTACTCATTGGTTTGATAGCTGGATTCTATGTGTTTTCAACTCCTCTAAATTTGAATTTCCAATCTTATTTACCTAATACACCAGCTGTACAAGGACTAAACGTAATTAATAAGGCTTTTGGAGAAAATTATCTAAATCCTGTTCTTGTTGTATTTAATTATTCTCACCCTATAACGGTACAAGACTTAATTCAAGTAGGGAAATTTGAGGGTGAAGTTAATAAGTTAAATGGCGTTCAAGAGGTTTTTGGGCCAGTTCCTCCAAACTTTAACGGCACGATAACACCTTCAGTTCTTAGTATGTATAAAGCTAATGCTGGGAATAATAATAGGACATTGCTCGTTACTATAATACCCTCTTACAAATATGATAGTGTAAAAGCTTATAACTTGGTGAAGGAGATTCAAAGTTTAACTAAAACCGGTTATGTTGGTGGAACCACTGCAGATTACCTAGCTTTCATGGATTATTTATTTCCTTACTATTACACTTTAATGGTTCTTTTACCAGTAGTTTTAGCAATAATAGTAGCAATTTTCATACGTTCAATTAGGATAGGTATTGGTGTTTCATTAAGTATATTGCTAACTATAGTATCTGCTCTAGCCATAGTATATTTGGGATTTAGAGTTTCTCCAGATGTAGGAATACTATTCTTAGTTCCTATAGCAGTTTACGTACTAATGATGGGTTTAGGAAACGATTACAGTATATTTATTCTTTCTAGAGTGAAAGAAGAGATTGAGAATGGTGAAAAAGATCCAATAGTAAAGGGATTATCCATTTCCGCCAATACTATAACTGCTTTGGGTGTAATTTTAGCCTTTTCATTTGGTGCACTAGCTATAAATCCTATTAAATCTATCCAAGAACTTGGCCTAGCAATAGCTCTGGCCGCAATTCTAGATACTTTCATAGTTAGAACTATAATTTATCCGGCAATTCTCAAAATCTCTTTAGTAAAAAGAGTGGAACAGAGTAAATAA